The Pontibacter sp. SGAir0037 DNA segment CCACGTAATTAATAGCCAGAGAAGAGCACATTTTGTAAGATGTCTTGCAACTTTTCAGCTAGGCTGTCATTAACCTTTAAAGCGAACTTCTAAGACAAACGTTGCTTGTTTTCTGTTTTATATGATGCAGGAATTAAACTCTGAGTTCTTCTATAGCATCAGCAGTTTTAGGCAACGGCTTACCTATTACAACACCTTTTTCCTCGTTTATAAGGTAATCTTCCTCTATGCGAATGCCTCCAAAATCTTTATAGGTTGCAACTTTATCATAGTTGATAAAATCAGCATACTTTTTCTCAGCAGACCACCTATCTATGAGTTCCGGAATAAAGTACAAGCCTGGTTCCACTGTTAAAACAAATCCTGGTTCAAGCGAACGGCCCAGGCGCAACGATTTAAGGCCAAATTGTGTGCTTTTTTTTAAGGATTCTGTGTATCCTACATACTCCTCTCCCAGGTCTTCCATATCATGTGTATCCAGTCCTAGCATATGCCCTAAGCCACAGGGAAAGAACAATGCATGTGCACCTTGCTCTACTGCCTCCTTTGCATCGCCTCGCATCAGCCCTATCTGCTTAAGTCCCTCTACCAGTTTCTCGCAGGCACCTGTATGCACATCTTTGAATAATATACCAGGCTTTAACAAACTTGCTGCGCCTTCATAGGCACTTAACACGATCTCATATACTTCGCGTTGCCGCTGCGAAAAGGTATTGCCTACAGGAAACGTTCTGGTAAGGTCGCCTGCATAGTGCATAGGCGACTCAGCCCCACAATCGCACAATACCATCAGTCCTTTTTGCAAAACAGTAGCACTGTAGTGGTTATGCAGGGTTTGCCCATTTACGGTTAAAATAGAAGAGAAAGCCATTTGTACATTTTCTGAGATGGCTACCTCCTGCACCATTGCCGCTACCTGCGCCTCCGTCATCCCTTCCTGCGCGGCTTTAATGGCTTTTAACTGCATAGCAACCGTAATATTTACCGCCTTTTCAATCTCACGTACCTCTAGTTGCGATTTAATGGAACGTTGCGCTACTATCGCTTTAATAAGAGTTACTGAAGCATTTTCTTTAACAGCACGTGGTGCCACTTGTAGCCAGGTACTTAACTTCAGTAGATTCTCAGGCCTGTAAGGCGGCAGATAGTGCACCTTTTGCTGACTCGCCACTACTCTTTCTAAAAATACAGGCAAAGAACTATATGGCTGCACAGTTGAAACACCTGTTTTAAAGGCTTCTTCTTTTAAAGAAACCTGTGTTCCGTTCCAGACAATGTCATCTACTGTTGCTTCGTCTCCGAATACTAATTCATTTCCACTATCACTATCAATTACTGCCGCAAGACCAGGTCTGTCAAGTCCAAAGAAATACAGAAAAGAACTATCCTGGCGGAATGGGTACCAGTTGTCTTTATAGTTCATGCTGCTTTCTTCGTTGCCAAGGAGCAGAATAATTCCATTGCCAACCTGTTTCCGGAGTTGCTCCCTCCGCTTTATATAAACTTCTTTATCAAACATAAGAGTGAAAGGCCATATGTACCTCTAGACAAAGTACAGCACTTATAATTTTAAATCATATTTATTAATGAACCCAAACGATTACTTAGCGGATGAACTGGCCGGTGAAGCCGCATCTTTTACTATACGTATACCATAAACAGGTCCGGCACTATTTCCTTTTTTCGCCTGTAATTTAACAGTAACACTTTTTTTACCTTTAACCAGCTCCTGTGGTATAACATAAGAAACATCATAAAAGCGGCTGTCTTTGTACTTATTCAAATCTTCTGTTGCAATTACCACATCATCAATCAGGATGTCAAATATTCTGCCCCTGTTATCCATGCCCCAGTAGCTCGCCATCAGTGT contains these protein-coding regions:
- a CDS encoding aminopeptidase P family protein codes for the protein MFDKEVYIKRREQLRKQVGNGIILLLGNEESSMNYKDNWYPFRQDSSFLYFFGLDRPGLAAVIDSDSGNELVFGDEATVDDIVWNGTQVSLKEEAFKTGVSTVQPYSSLPVFLERVVASQQKVHYLPPYRPENLLKLSTWLQVAPRAVKENASVTLIKAIVAQRSIKSQLEVREIEKAVNITVAMQLKAIKAAQEGMTEAQVAAMVQEVAISENVQMAFSSILTVNGQTLHNHYSATVLQKGLMVLCDCGAESPMHYAGDLTRTFPVGNTFSQRQREVYEIVLSAYEGAASLLKPGILFKDVHTGACEKLVEGLKQIGLMRGDAKEAVEQGAHALFFPCGLGHMLGLDTHDMEDLGEEYVGYTESLKKSTQFGLKSLRLGRSLEPGFVLTVEPGLYFIPELIDRWSAEKKYADFINYDKVATYKDFGGIRIEEDYLINEEKGVVIGKPLPKTADAIEELRV